A portion of the Pseudopipra pipra isolate bDixPip1 chromosome 1, bDixPip1.hap1, whole genome shotgun sequence genome contains these proteins:
- the SBSPON gene encoding somatomedin-B and thrombospondin type-1 domain-containing protein: protein MGSTVMGSTVMGGSALSGALWLGLLWAGSGAGGSCSGKCCQGRDASCVGEGWREGGGYGTCYCDGGCRRAGDCCHDHSQACPALPCVVGEWSHWSGCAEQCHPGLRIRRRYVQQEPKNGGEPCPALEEKAGCLEYLTYQGEDCGHEHVPAFITTSEYGKERKRRAVSSLWPSDKEAAGYCVEFRTESLSQHCALENRPYARWMQYLREGHTVCVACQPPAMNTDTHRCAGDGHNADGGKILHWEAVGNSQCQGTWKKIRQLEHCSCPLVHSFIFT from the exons atgggcagcACGGTGATGGGCAGCACGGTGATGGGCGGCTCGGCGCTGTCGGGAGCGTtgtggctggggctgctgtgggccgggagcggggccgggggcagctGTTCGGGAAAGTGCTGCCAGGGCCGGGATGCCTCCTGCGTCGgcgagggatggagggagggagggggctaCGGGACCTGCTACTGCGACGGAGGCTGCCGGCGAGCCGGGGACTGCTGCCACGACCACAGCCAGGCGTGTCCAG CTCTTCCGTGTGTTGTGGGGGAGTGGAGTCATTGGAGTGGCTGTGCAGAACAGTGTCATCCCGGTCTGCGAATACGAAGGCGCTACGTACAACAGGAACCTAAAAATGGTGGGGAACCTTGTCCGGCTCTGGAGGAGAAGGCTGGCTGCCTGGAATACCTGACTTACCAGGGGGAGGACTGCGGCCATGAACATG tCCCTGCTTTCATAACAACCTCTGAATACGGTAAAGAAAGAAAACGACGAGCAGTGTCTTCTCTCTGGCCTTCAGACAAAGAAGCAGCTGG ATACTGTGTGGAGTTTAGAACAGAGTCACTTTCACAGCACTGTGCTTTGGAGAATCGGCCATATGCTCGCTGGATGCAGTACCTCCGTGAAGGACACACTGTGTGCGTTGCCTGCCAGCCTCCAGCTATGAACACCGACACGCATCGCTGTGCTGGGGATGGCCACAATGCAGATGG AGGTAAAATCTTACACTGGGAAGCAGTTGGCAACTCTCAGTGCCAAGGAACCTGGAAGAAGATTCGGCAACTGGAACACTGTTCATGTCCCCTGGTGCATagctttatttttacataa